In Drosophila teissieri strain GT53w chromosome 2R, Prin_Dtei_1.1, whole genome shotgun sequence, the following proteins share a genomic window:
- the LOC122613131 gene encoding uncharacterized protein LOC122613131 isoform X3, whose product MFGSKLRSWMETHIVRPRKKGSKHKQGTAEAGSSCLGKKAGTLPPQGSNLTSPVLTSSGSHSIASPVRRREVSPIQCHPPSRRYGWQSPDEDSYVIASPKSDNLLYAPHCYQPHLPLQQPSHHLSVPNSKDTSCAEKSPTRVNCSSSSISSLSWSTGSKEPSSGKQATFKEQSLNGEYHIPPEEEVEYEEVGALLLRPPPPIAEQQRPQSENLSAMHLIYEEEPRQSNNHVRYGRLLPSKLAPAQIGDSLDTLTATPPIPPAPLSGSRMRTPRGIQRNGTSPCAASNYNPPEYYINMRSGTHYFPKSVNSLAVEAQRYKFGLNRIEEMSPMDPLPKSNFASANHGLESSPSPLALRRQSKLFESPSPRQRCRIRTNPWYNTGEHLPTSTGPTRLDLDATSTTSTTSSGIKSSNELEVPAAKTIPNKTGKPVPYTATPKCRATPSQAAKQAGVDSVGGGAGVAPGAGVAYESEGSSTSTEVENMHAPHTIKRRHLEHAETTTTSAPVVAGGGTGATTTSFVLSDDEATLNEMIGKFDESYIYEKETDILSSDSDLTDCCASELDTGQDAGDECDTDELLEIDFIDTSSMQEVELDRKDLSRNLGNCHYYTNNPISPMMTRKASVRSRRKSGQETGESSQQRRRKRFLKTRKKSCENREKTPSSPLREPRGTRSVGGTPVCLRRNLLGPRERIYKTSPLSNRSNSLIFGSINKNSTLTIAESEKALLKADLEADMKYKQLIMEAESLLESMKNSLQSIPRDTPVASPRRLNPLANKRVEMLKNSEVDSKKQAPVPNSPPLEHELAAAINKRIEMLKFETSSASSPPNSPKLARCSPRKTHLTNFMNQNAPPELPPRKIKGNPPSAPLSPQLQLNGRSLQESPKSKRRTMMVTSTTTTTVISFHGSDSEMECIAVEDIGNHNYLPQPQLNTMDNKDESNTKMENPLHAELNINNNFYCPHSEPLKRKVYKGSSSFERIKKNFDLELDSNGRCKSNERSQIKLMASVSAKSSMQDVTVDEAKGHAIGGSNPKQQLILNTIVDLKRSLEHQSHQLSGLNGE is encoded by the exons ATGTTTGGATCCAAGCTGCGCTCCTGGATGGAGACGCATATTGTGCGTCCCCGAAAGAAGGGCAGTAAACACAAGCAAGGGACCGCGGAAGCAGGCAGTTCCTGCTTGGGGAAGAAGGCGGGCACCTTACCCCCACAGGGCAGCAACCTAACTAGCCCGGTCCTGACCAGTAGCGGAAGCCACAGCATCGCCAGTCCGGTGCGGAGGCGCGAGGTCTCTCCCATCCAGTGTCAC CCGCCCAGTCGTCGATATGGCTGGCAATCCCCTGACGAAGACTCCTACGTCATAGCCTCTCCCAAGTCGGACAACCTACTTTACGCTCCGCACTGCTATCAGCCGCATCTACCGCTCCAGCAGCCATCACACCATTTAAGCGTGCCCAATAGCAAGGACACCTCCTGTGCAGAGAAATCGCCTACCAGGGTAAACTGCTCTTCATCCTCCATATCGTCGTTGTCCTGGTCAACGGGATCCAAGGAGCCCTCTTCTGGCAAACAAGCCACTTTTAAAGAGCAGTCCTTAAATGGGGAATACCACATTCCACctgaggaggaggtggagtaTGAGGAAGTTGGCGCTTTGCTACTTCGGCCACCACCCCCCATTGCGGAACAACAGCGCCCGCAGTCAGAAAACTTAAGCGCCATGCATCTAATCTACGAGGAAGAGCCAAGGCAAAGCAACAACCATGTTCGTTACGGTCGCCTGCTTCCCTCCAAGCTAGCACCGGCTCAGATTGGCGATTCACTGGACACCTTGACAGCTACACCGCCAATTCCACCCGCTCCTCTTAGCGGCTCGCGTATGCGAACTCCACGAGGAATTCAGCGCA ATGGCACTTCGCCATGCGCCGCCAGCAACTACAATCCACCTGAGTACTACATTAACATGCGCTCTGGAACCCACTACTTCCCCAAGAGCGTCAACTCGCTAGCCGTCGAGGCCCAGCGTTACAAGTTCGGCCTAAACCGCATTGAGGAGATGTCGCCTATGGATCCGTTGCCCAAGAGCAACTTCGCAAGTGCCAATCATGGCCTGGAGTCGTCGCCCAGTCCGCTAGCTCTACGGCGGCAGTCAAAGCTCTTTGAGT CTCCCTCTCCGAGACAGCGCTGTCGCATAAGAACAAATCCCTGGTACAACACGGGAGAGCACTTGCCCACCTCCACAGGCCCCACACGTTTGGATCTGGATGCCACCAGTACTACCTCCACGACCTCGTCGGGCATTAAGTCAAGCAATGAACTGGAAGTTCCGGCGGCCAAAACAATACCAAACAAAACAGGAAAGCCAGTCCCTTACACAGCAACCCCCAAGTGCAGAGCTACTCCTAGCCAGGCAGCCAAACAGGCTGGTGTGGACAGTGTTGGGGGTGGGGCCGGTGTTGCACCTGGAGCCGGAGTCGCTTACGAGTCCGAGGGCTCTTCGACTTCGACTGAAGTGGAAAATATGCATGCCCCACATACCATAAAGCGGCGTCACTTGGAGCACGCCGAGACTACAACAACTTCAGCACCCGTAGTAGCTGGTGGCGGAACTGGAGCTACGACCACATCCTTCGTTCTTAGTGATGACGAGGCCACCCTTAACGAAATGATTGGGAAGTTTGACGAGAGTTACATTTACGAAAAGGAAACTGATATATTAAG CAGTGATTCAGATCTTACTGACTGCTGTGCCTCGGAGCTAGACACTGGACAAGATGCGGGGGATGAGTGTGACACTGACGAGTTGTTGGAAATTGACTTTATAGACACTTCATCCATGCAAGAGGTGGAACTGGACCGCAAGGATCTGTCACGAAATCTGGGCAACTGTCACTACTATACCAATAACCCCATCAGTCCGATGATGACTCGCAAGGCATCAGTCCGCTCCCGACGCAAGAGCGGTCAGGAGACAGGGGAAAGCTCCCAACAGCGACGACGCAAGCGGTTCCTTAAAACCCGTAAGAAGAGTTGTGAAAATCGCGAGAAGACCCCATCGTCGCCTCTTCGCGAGCCACGAGGGACCCGAAGTGTGGGAGGCACGCCCGTCTGCTTGCGCCGCAATCTACTGGGTCCAAGAGAGAG AATATACAAGACGTCTCCCCTGTCAAACCGCTCCAACTCGCTGATTTTTGGCAGTATCAATAAAAATTCTACACTCACTATTGCAGAAAGCGAAAAAGCACTTCTTAAGGCAGACTTGGAGGCTGATATGAAGTATAAACAACTTATTATGGAAGCGGAATCCTTGCTGGAATCGATGAAGAACAGCTTACAGAG CATTCCCAGAGACACACCGGTCGCCAGTCCGAGGCGTTTGAATCCCTTGGCCAACAAGCGCGTGGAGATGCTTAAAAACAGTGAAGTGGACTCCAAAAAACAGGCTCCGGTTCCGAACTCTCCTCCGCTTGAGCATGAGTTAGCAGCAGCCATTAATAAGCGCATAGAAATGCTCAAGTTTGAAACATCGTCTGCTTCTTCGCCACCAAACAGTCCCAAGCTTGCTCGTTGCAGTCCTCGCAAAACGCATCTGACCAACTTTATGAATCAAAATGCTCCACCAGAGTTGCCGCCACGCAAGATAAAAGGCAACCCGCCCTCTGCTCCACTTTCGCCACAACTTCAGCTTAATGGAAGGAGTCTTCAGGAAAGTCCAAAGAGCAAGCGACGTACGATGATGGTGACTTCCACGACCACGACAACGGTGATCAGCTTCCACGGCAGCGATTCTGAGATGGAGTGCATAGCTGTAGAGGATATTGGCAATCACAACTACTTGCCTCAGCCCCAATTGAATACTATGGATAACAAAGATGAATCGAATACGAAGATGGAAAACCCATTGCATGccgaattaaatattaataacaacTTTTATTGCCCACACAGCGAGCCGTTAAAGCGCAAGGTATACAAGGGAAGCTCATCGTTCGAGCGTATAAAGAAGAACTTCGACTTGGAATTGG ATTCAAACGGACGGTGCAAGTCGAATGAGCGTTCGCAAATTAAACTGATGGCCTCCGTGTCGGCCAAGAGCTCTATGCAAGACGTGACCGTTGACGAGGCCAAGGGCCATGCAATAGGCGGTAGTAATCCCAAGCAGCAGCTCATACTGAATACCATTGTCGATTTAAAGCGCAGCTTGGAACATCAAAGCCATCAACTGAGTGGTCTTAATGGCGAATAG
- the LOC122613131 gene encoding uncharacterized protein LOC122613131 isoform X1, whose product MFGSKLRSWMETHIVRPRKKGSKHKQGTAEAGSSCLGKKAGTLPPQGSNLTSPVLTSSGSHSIASPVRRREVSPIQCHPPSRRYGWQSPDEDSYVIASPKSDNLLYAPHCYQPHLPLQQPSHHLSVPNSKDTSCAEKSPTRVNCSSSSISSLSWSTGSKEPSSGKQATFKEQSLNGEYHIPPEEEVEYEEVGALLLRPPPPIAEQQRPQSENLSAMHLIYEEEPRQSNNHVRYGRLLPSKLAPAQIGDSLDTLTATPPIPPAPLSGSRMRTPRGIQRSNFMPGPRPHSLPSPESAYSTGYSTDGTSPCAASNYNPPEYYINMRSGTHYFPKSVNSLAVEAQRYKFGLNRIEEMSPMDPLPKSNFASANHGLESSPSPLALRRQSKLFESPSPRQRCRIRTNPWYNTGEHLPTSTGPTRLDLDATSTTSTTSSGIKSSNELEVPAAKTIPNKTGKPVPYTATPKCRATPSQAAKQAGVDSVGGGAGVAPGAGVAYESEGSSTSTEVENMHAPHTIKRRHLEHAETTTTSAPVVAGGGTGATTTSFVLSDDEATLNEMIGKFDESYIYEKETDILSSDSDLTDCCASELDTGQDAGDECDTDELLEIDFIDTSSMQEVELDRKDLSRNLGNCHYYTNNPISPMMTRKASVRSRRKSGQETGESSQQRRRKRFLKTRKKSCENREKTPSSPLREPRGTRSVGGTPVCLRRNLLGPRERIYKTSPLSNRSNSLIFGSINKNSTLTIAESEKALLKADLEADMKYKQLIMEAESLLESMKNSLQSIPRDTPVASPRRLNPLANKRVEMLKNSEVDSKKQAPVPNSPPLEHELAAAINKRIEMLKFETSSASSPPNSPKLARCSPRKTHLTNFMNQNAPPELPPRKIKGNPPSAPLSPQLQLNGRSLQESPKSKRRTMMVTSTTTTTVISFHGSDSEMECIAVEDIGNHNYLPQPQLNTMDNKDESNTKMENPLHAELNINNNFYCPHSEPLKRKVYKGSSSFERIKKNFDLELDSNGRCKSNERSQIKLMASVSAKSSMQDVTVDEAKGHAIGGSNPKQQLILNTIVDLKRSLEHQSHQLSGLNGE is encoded by the exons ATGTTTGGATCCAAGCTGCGCTCCTGGATGGAGACGCATATTGTGCGTCCCCGAAAGAAGGGCAGTAAACACAAGCAAGGGACCGCGGAAGCAGGCAGTTCCTGCTTGGGGAAGAAGGCGGGCACCTTACCCCCACAGGGCAGCAACCTAACTAGCCCGGTCCTGACCAGTAGCGGAAGCCACAGCATCGCCAGTCCGGTGCGGAGGCGCGAGGTCTCTCCCATCCAGTGTCAC CCGCCCAGTCGTCGATATGGCTGGCAATCCCCTGACGAAGACTCCTACGTCATAGCCTCTCCCAAGTCGGACAACCTACTTTACGCTCCGCACTGCTATCAGCCGCATCTACCGCTCCAGCAGCCATCACACCATTTAAGCGTGCCCAATAGCAAGGACACCTCCTGTGCAGAGAAATCGCCTACCAGGGTAAACTGCTCTTCATCCTCCATATCGTCGTTGTCCTGGTCAACGGGATCCAAGGAGCCCTCTTCTGGCAAACAAGCCACTTTTAAAGAGCAGTCCTTAAATGGGGAATACCACATTCCACctgaggaggaggtggagtaTGAGGAAGTTGGCGCTTTGCTACTTCGGCCACCACCCCCCATTGCGGAACAACAGCGCCCGCAGTCAGAAAACTTAAGCGCCATGCATCTAATCTACGAGGAAGAGCCAAGGCAAAGCAACAACCATGTTCGTTACGGTCGCCTGCTTCCCTCCAAGCTAGCACCGGCTCAGATTGGCGATTCACTGGACACCTTGACAGCTACACCGCCAATTCCACCCGCTCCTCTTAGCGGCTCGCGTATGCGAACTCCACGAGGAATTCAGCGCAGTAATTTTATGCCGGGACCCCGGCCCCACAGCTTGCCGTCGCCAGAAAGCGCTTATTCCACGGGCTACTCCACAGATGGCACTTCGCCATGCGCCGCCAGCAACTACAATCCACCTGAGTACTACATTAACATGCGCTCTGGAACCCACTACTTCCCCAAGAGCGTCAACTCGCTAGCCGTCGAGGCCCAGCGTTACAAGTTCGGCCTAAACCGCATTGAGGAGATGTCGCCTATGGATCCGTTGCCCAAGAGCAACTTCGCAAGTGCCAATCATGGCCTGGAGTCGTCGCCCAGTCCGCTAGCTCTACGGCGGCAGTCAAAGCTCTTTGAGT CTCCCTCTCCGAGACAGCGCTGTCGCATAAGAACAAATCCCTGGTACAACACGGGAGAGCACTTGCCCACCTCCACAGGCCCCACACGTTTGGATCTGGATGCCACCAGTACTACCTCCACGACCTCGTCGGGCATTAAGTCAAGCAATGAACTGGAAGTTCCGGCGGCCAAAACAATACCAAACAAAACAGGAAAGCCAGTCCCTTACACAGCAACCCCCAAGTGCAGAGCTACTCCTAGCCAGGCAGCCAAACAGGCTGGTGTGGACAGTGTTGGGGGTGGGGCCGGTGTTGCACCTGGAGCCGGAGTCGCTTACGAGTCCGAGGGCTCTTCGACTTCGACTGAAGTGGAAAATATGCATGCCCCACATACCATAAAGCGGCGTCACTTGGAGCACGCCGAGACTACAACAACTTCAGCACCCGTAGTAGCTGGTGGCGGAACTGGAGCTACGACCACATCCTTCGTTCTTAGTGATGACGAGGCCACCCTTAACGAAATGATTGGGAAGTTTGACGAGAGTTACATTTACGAAAAGGAAACTGATATATTAAG CAGTGATTCAGATCTTACTGACTGCTGTGCCTCGGAGCTAGACACTGGACAAGATGCGGGGGATGAGTGTGACACTGACGAGTTGTTGGAAATTGACTTTATAGACACTTCATCCATGCAAGAGGTGGAACTGGACCGCAAGGATCTGTCACGAAATCTGGGCAACTGTCACTACTATACCAATAACCCCATCAGTCCGATGATGACTCGCAAGGCATCAGTCCGCTCCCGACGCAAGAGCGGTCAGGAGACAGGGGAAAGCTCCCAACAGCGACGACGCAAGCGGTTCCTTAAAACCCGTAAGAAGAGTTGTGAAAATCGCGAGAAGACCCCATCGTCGCCTCTTCGCGAGCCACGAGGGACCCGAAGTGTGGGAGGCACGCCCGTCTGCTTGCGCCGCAATCTACTGGGTCCAAGAGAGAG AATATACAAGACGTCTCCCCTGTCAAACCGCTCCAACTCGCTGATTTTTGGCAGTATCAATAAAAATTCTACACTCACTATTGCAGAAAGCGAAAAAGCACTTCTTAAGGCAGACTTGGAGGCTGATATGAAGTATAAACAACTTATTATGGAAGCGGAATCCTTGCTGGAATCGATGAAGAACAGCTTACAGAG CATTCCCAGAGACACACCGGTCGCCAGTCCGAGGCGTTTGAATCCCTTGGCCAACAAGCGCGTGGAGATGCTTAAAAACAGTGAAGTGGACTCCAAAAAACAGGCTCCGGTTCCGAACTCTCCTCCGCTTGAGCATGAGTTAGCAGCAGCCATTAATAAGCGCATAGAAATGCTCAAGTTTGAAACATCGTCTGCTTCTTCGCCACCAAACAGTCCCAAGCTTGCTCGTTGCAGTCCTCGCAAAACGCATCTGACCAACTTTATGAATCAAAATGCTCCACCAGAGTTGCCGCCACGCAAGATAAAAGGCAACCCGCCCTCTGCTCCACTTTCGCCACAACTTCAGCTTAATGGAAGGAGTCTTCAGGAAAGTCCAAAGAGCAAGCGACGTACGATGATGGTGACTTCCACGACCACGACAACGGTGATCAGCTTCCACGGCAGCGATTCTGAGATGGAGTGCATAGCTGTAGAGGATATTGGCAATCACAACTACTTGCCTCAGCCCCAATTGAATACTATGGATAACAAAGATGAATCGAATACGAAGATGGAAAACCCATTGCATGccgaattaaatattaataacaacTTTTATTGCCCACACAGCGAGCCGTTAAAGCGCAAGGTATACAAGGGAAGCTCATCGTTCGAGCGTATAAAGAAGAACTTCGACTTGGAATTGG ATTCAAACGGACGGTGCAAGTCGAATGAGCGTTCGCAAATTAAACTGATGGCCTCCGTGTCGGCCAAGAGCTCTATGCAAGACGTGACCGTTGACGAGGCCAAGGGCCATGCAATAGGCGGTAGTAATCCCAAGCAGCAGCTCATACTGAATACCATTGTCGATTTAAAGCGCAGCTTGGAACATCAAAGCCATCAACTGAGTGGTCTTAATGGCGAATAG
- the LOC122613131 gene encoding uncharacterized protein LOC122613131 isoform X2 yields MFGSKLRSWMETHIVRPRKKGSKHKQGTAEAGSSCLGKKAGTLPPQGSNLTSPVLTSSGSHSIASPVRRREVSPIQCHPPSRRYGWQSPDEDSYVIASPKSDNLLYAPHCYQPHLPLQQPSHHLSVPNSKDTSCAEKSPTRVNCSSSSISSLSWSTGSKEPSSGKQATFKEQSLNGEYHIPPEEEVEYEEVGALLLRPPPPIAEQQRPQSENLSAMHLIYEEEPRQSNNHVRYGRLLPSKLAPAQIGDSLDTLTATPPIPPAPLSGSRMRTPRGIQRSNFMPGPRPHSLPSPESAYSTGYSTDGTSPCAASNYNPPEYYINMRSGTHYFPKSVNSLAVEAQRYKFGLNRIEEMSPMDPLPKSNFASANHGLESSPSPLALRRQSKLFESPSPRQRCRIRTNPWYNTGEHLPTSTGPTRLDLDATSTTSTTSSGIKSSNELEVPAAKTIPNKTGKPVPYTATPKCRATPSQAAKQAGVDSVGGGAGVAPGAGVAYESEGSSTSTEVENMHAPHTIKRRHLEHAETTTTSAPVVAGGGTGATTTSFVLSDDEATLNEMIGKFDESYIYEKETDILSDSDLTDCCASELDTGQDAGDECDTDELLEIDFIDTSSMQEVELDRKDLSRNLGNCHYYTNNPISPMMTRKASVRSRRKSGQETGESSQQRRRKRFLKTRKKSCENREKTPSSPLREPRGTRSVGGTPVCLRRNLLGPRERIYKTSPLSNRSNSLIFGSINKNSTLTIAESEKALLKADLEADMKYKQLIMEAESLLESMKNSLQSIPRDTPVASPRRLNPLANKRVEMLKNSEVDSKKQAPVPNSPPLEHELAAAINKRIEMLKFETSSASSPPNSPKLARCSPRKTHLTNFMNQNAPPELPPRKIKGNPPSAPLSPQLQLNGRSLQESPKSKRRTMMVTSTTTTTVISFHGSDSEMECIAVEDIGNHNYLPQPQLNTMDNKDESNTKMENPLHAELNINNNFYCPHSEPLKRKVYKGSSSFERIKKNFDLELDSNGRCKSNERSQIKLMASVSAKSSMQDVTVDEAKGHAIGGSNPKQQLILNTIVDLKRSLEHQSHQLSGLNGE; encoded by the exons ATGTTTGGATCCAAGCTGCGCTCCTGGATGGAGACGCATATTGTGCGTCCCCGAAAGAAGGGCAGTAAACACAAGCAAGGGACCGCGGAAGCAGGCAGTTCCTGCTTGGGGAAGAAGGCGGGCACCTTACCCCCACAGGGCAGCAACCTAACTAGCCCGGTCCTGACCAGTAGCGGAAGCCACAGCATCGCCAGTCCGGTGCGGAGGCGCGAGGTCTCTCCCATCCAGTGTCAC CCGCCCAGTCGTCGATATGGCTGGCAATCCCCTGACGAAGACTCCTACGTCATAGCCTCTCCCAAGTCGGACAACCTACTTTACGCTCCGCACTGCTATCAGCCGCATCTACCGCTCCAGCAGCCATCACACCATTTAAGCGTGCCCAATAGCAAGGACACCTCCTGTGCAGAGAAATCGCCTACCAGGGTAAACTGCTCTTCATCCTCCATATCGTCGTTGTCCTGGTCAACGGGATCCAAGGAGCCCTCTTCTGGCAAACAAGCCACTTTTAAAGAGCAGTCCTTAAATGGGGAATACCACATTCCACctgaggaggaggtggagtaTGAGGAAGTTGGCGCTTTGCTACTTCGGCCACCACCCCCCATTGCGGAACAACAGCGCCCGCAGTCAGAAAACTTAAGCGCCATGCATCTAATCTACGAGGAAGAGCCAAGGCAAAGCAACAACCATGTTCGTTACGGTCGCCTGCTTCCCTCCAAGCTAGCACCGGCTCAGATTGGCGATTCACTGGACACCTTGACAGCTACACCGCCAATTCCACCCGCTCCTCTTAGCGGCTCGCGTATGCGAACTCCACGAGGAATTCAGCGCAGTAATTTTATGCCGGGACCCCGGCCCCACAGCTTGCCGTCGCCAGAAAGCGCTTATTCCACGGGCTACTCCACAGATGGCACTTCGCCATGCGCCGCCAGCAACTACAATCCACCTGAGTACTACATTAACATGCGCTCTGGAACCCACTACTTCCCCAAGAGCGTCAACTCGCTAGCCGTCGAGGCCCAGCGTTACAAGTTCGGCCTAAACCGCATTGAGGAGATGTCGCCTATGGATCCGTTGCCCAAGAGCAACTTCGCAAGTGCCAATCATGGCCTGGAGTCGTCGCCCAGTCCGCTAGCTCTACGGCGGCAGTCAAAGCTCTTTGAGT CTCCCTCTCCGAGACAGCGCTGTCGCATAAGAACAAATCCCTGGTACAACACGGGAGAGCACTTGCCCACCTCCACAGGCCCCACACGTTTGGATCTGGATGCCACCAGTACTACCTCCACGACCTCGTCGGGCATTAAGTCAAGCAATGAACTGGAAGTTCCGGCGGCCAAAACAATACCAAACAAAACAGGAAAGCCAGTCCCTTACACAGCAACCCCCAAGTGCAGAGCTACTCCTAGCCAGGCAGCCAAACAGGCTGGTGTGGACAGTGTTGGGGGTGGGGCCGGTGTTGCACCTGGAGCCGGAGTCGCTTACGAGTCCGAGGGCTCTTCGACTTCGACTGAAGTGGAAAATATGCATGCCCCACATACCATAAAGCGGCGTCACTTGGAGCACGCCGAGACTACAACAACTTCAGCACCCGTAGTAGCTGGTGGCGGAACTGGAGCTACGACCACATCCTTCGTTCTTAGTGATGACGAGGCCACCCTTAACGAAATGATTGGGAAGTTTGACGAGAGTTACATTTACGAAAAGGAAACTGATATATTAAG TGATTCAGATCTTACTGACTGCTGTGCCTCGGAGCTAGACACTGGACAAGATGCGGGGGATGAGTGTGACACTGACGAGTTGTTGGAAATTGACTTTATAGACACTTCATCCATGCAAGAGGTGGAACTGGACCGCAAGGATCTGTCACGAAATCTGGGCAACTGTCACTACTATACCAATAACCCCATCAGTCCGATGATGACTCGCAAGGCATCAGTCCGCTCCCGACGCAAGAGCGGTCAGGAGACAGGGGAAAGCTCCCAACAGCGACGACGCAAGCGGTTCCTTAAAACCCGTAAGAAGAGTTGTGAAAATCGCGAGAAGACCCCATCGTCGCCTCTTCGCGAGCCACGAGGGACCCGAAGTGTGGGAGGCACGCCCGTCTGCTTGCGCCGCAATCTACTGGGTCCAAGAGAGAG AATATACAAGACGTCTCCCCTGTCAAACCGCTCCAACTCGCTGATTTTTGGCAGTATCAATAAAAATTCTACACTCACTATTGCAGAAAGCGAAAAAGCACTTCTTAAGGCAGACTTGGAGGCTGATATGAAGTATAAACAACTTATTATGGAAGCGGAATCCTTGCTGGAATCGATGAAGAACAGCTTACAGAG CATTCCCAGAGACACACCGGTCGCCAGTCCGAGGCGTTTGAATCCCTTGGCCAACAAGCGCGTGGAGATGCTTAAAAACAGTGAAGTGGACTCCAAAAAACAGGCTCCGGTTCCGAACTCTCCTCCGCTTGAGCATGAGTTAGCAGCAGCCATTAATAAGCGCATAGAAATGCTCAAGTTTGAAACATCGTCTGCTTCTTCGCCACCAAACAGTCCCAAGCTTGCTCGTTGCAGTCCTCGCAAAACGCATCTGACCAACTTTATGAATCAAAATGCTCCACCAGAGTTGCCGCCACGCAAGATAAAAGGCAACCCGCCCTCTGCTCCACTTTCGCCACAACTTCAGCTTAATGGAAGGAGTCTTCAGGAAAGTCCAAAGAGCAAGCGACGTACGATGATGGTGACTTCCACGACCACGACAACGGTGATCAGCTTCCACGGCAGCGATTCTGAGATGGAGTGCATAGCTGTAGAGGATATTGGCAATCACAACTACTTGCCTCAGCCCCAATTGAATACTATGGATAACAAAGATGAATCGAATACGAAGATGGAAAACCCATTGCATGccgaattaaatattaataacaacTTTTATTGCCCACACAGCGAGCCGTTAAAGCGCAAGGTATACAAGGGAAGCTCATCGTTCGAGCGTATAAAGAAGAACTTCGACTTGGAATTGG ATTCAAACGGACGGTGCAAGTCGAATGAGCGTTCGCAAATTAAACTGATGGCCTCCGTGTCGGCCAAGAGCTCTATGCAAGACGTGACCGTTGACGAGGCCAAGGGCCATGCAATAGGCGGTAGTAATCCCAAGCAGCAGCTCATACTGAATACCATTGTCGATTTAAAGCGCAGCTTGGAACATCAAAGCCATCAACTGAGTGGTCTTAATGGCGAATAG
- the LOC122613553 gene encoding dentin sialophosphoprotein — protein sequence MSGYTDLTKLETSRNCLRRIARHDEQQFSKDSIVNVMEKFVKTVNIMDDTILVPCRLMDRQIGDSTDIIPATGKDSTANQLTQSSSAHGKRGAAQSKNVQDFLSASELFNLYNMLNSLKKDLLWTANQEDDEQQHPQQQQLNASSSSTSSCNPSESKTESNSGSSSTTASGSVKGHVRRTSTASMMSTNSVSNMSDSDSDISQENDSGLESDGNKSDNAQSSDGSDIVDVAKSKQGSGDKATELAKRCRRHLNGLYQCLEQMTEAANYLTARYQSDIGPV from the exons ATGAGTGGATACACAGACCTCACCAAGCTGGAGACAAGTCG AAACTGCCTGCGCCGCATCGCCCGCCACGATGAGCAGCAGTTCTCCAAAGACAGCATTGTCAATGTGATGGAGAAGTTTGTAAAGACTGTCAACATTATGGACGACACCATACTGGTGCCATGCAGGCTCATGGATCGACAG ATCGGCGACAGCACTGACATCATCCCAGCCACCGGCAAGGACTCGACCGCCAACCAGCTGACACAGAGCTCCAGTGCCCACGGCAAGCGGGGAGCGGCGCAATCGAAAAATGTCCAAGACTTTCTCAGCGCCTCCGAGTTGTTCAATCTGTACAACATGCTGAACTCGCTGAAAAAAGATCTGCTCTGGACCGCCAACCAGGAGGAcgacgagcagcagcacccccaacagcagcagctcaacgccagttccagttccactTCGAGCTGCAATCCCAGCGAGAGCAAGACTGAGTCCAACAGCGGCAGTTCAAGCACAACCGCTTCCGGCAGTGTCAAGGGTCATGTGCGCCGTACCTCTACCGCCTCGATGATGTCCACCAACTCGGTGAGCAACATGAGCGACTCCGACTCGGACATATCGCAGGAAAACGACTCGGGGCTGGAGTCCGATGGCAACAAGAGCGACAACGCCCAAAGCAGCGACGGCAGCGACATCGTGGACGTCGCCAAATCGAAGCAGGGCTCGGGAGACAAGGCCACGGAGCTGGCCAAGCGCTGCCGGAGGCATCTAAACGGTCTGTACCAGTGCCTAGAACAAATGACAGAGGCGGCCAACTACCTGACCGCCAGATACCAAAGTGATATTGGTCCCGTCTAG